The DNA region TATCATAATCTAAAAAACGCCCTTTCAAGCGCTTCAGAAAAGGTTGGATGTGCCAAAATAGTCTCTTTTGCCAATGCTGCACTAAGCTCTCCAGTTAGAGCCATTGCCGCTGTAGATATAAGCTCTTCAGCATTGGGGGCTAAAATTTCAGCACCGACAATGAAATTTTCCGCATCTGTGTAAACAACCATTATTCCATCTTTTGCATGGTGTATATGCGAGTATGTAAAAGCATTAAGAGGAACAACAGACTCTTTAAAAGGCTCATCCAACTTTTCAAGCGTAGAGCGTGTCAAACCAACAGAGGCATAACTCATAGGCAATGTGTGGATAAACTTTACAACATAATCAAGATTTAAAATAGATGGTTTTCTATTTAGGAGGCGATTAACCACATTAAGCACTTCTGCACGTGCCGCATGTGCTAGCTGAATCTTTCCATTACAATCACCTATGGCAAAATGGTCTGGTTCAGTTGTTTCAAACATTTCATCAGTCTCTATACCATGTTCATTGAGTTTTATCTGCGAACAAGCCACCACATCAGTATTTGCATGCCGTCCAGTAGCAACCAACAGTTTTTCTGCAACTAAACTGCTTCCATCTTCTAAAGTAATCAATGCACTCTCATCACTGCTTTTAGCCTTAATAATCTTACTATTTGGCATTAAGATAATGCCAAGTGATTCAAGCTGTTTTTTCATTGAAGCAGAGATAGAAGGATGAGCCTTTTCAAAAAGCTCTTCAAAGAGATAGATCAGTGTTGTTTTAACACCACAAGCTGCAAAAAATGATGCCATCTCAAGTCCAATTGCACCATTTCCATATATAGCTATAGATTGTGGAAGAGATGACATCATCATAACCTCATCACTTGTAATAATCTGTTTTCCATCGTATGTAATTCCATCAGGAATAAAAGGTTTTGATCCAGTCCCAATAACCACATATGCAGCCTCTATTTTTTCATTGCCAACACTAATTTCATGCGGTGCCGTTACTTTAGCATCACCCTCTATAAGCGTAATATCTTTACACTGTCTTACAATCGCTTTATTAGAACTTTCAATCAATCTTCTCTTCTCTATCTGAAGCTGCGACATATCTAAAAGAGCTTCCCTTGAAAATATAGATGTTGCCTTAGTAGCATAACCCAAATAACCATAGTGCAAAAACATTTTAGAAGGAATGCAACCCTTATGCAAACAGGTACCTCCAAGTAAATTTAGATTACGATCTATTAGTGCTACACTCATACCTGCTTTAGCTGCCACTACTGCACCGGCATAGTTTAATCCTCCACCAATAAAACAGATGTCATACATTTTAATCCTTTGCATCTCTGTAAAAGTTTGCATCTAAGACCAATCTTTTTAACGTATTCATAAACTCTGCTGCCTGATAACCATTAATAATACGATGATCCATTGTCAGCGTAATAGCAACTTTTCCACCATCTTCACTACCTATGGCAGCAATCCCGCTATCACTTCTATTTATCATTGCATCAAACTGTTTGATTCCCATCATTCCCAAATTACTGATGCCAAATGTTGATCCTTTAAAATCATCAGGCAAAAATCTTTTGGTTTGTATCTTATCTTTAAAATCTTTTAAATCTTGACTAATCTCTTTAACACTTTTTTTATTGACATCTTTAAAAACAGGCATATAAAGCATATCTTTATCAGCCATCGCTACAGATATTGAAGCATTTGACCAAACTTGCAACTCATCTGTGCCTAATGTTGTTCGAACAAAGTCATGGTGCATCATCGCTTCACCTATCAATTTAATGAACCATACTGTAATAGTAGCCTCTTTGTTTGCAAATTGTTTGAGTTTTGTAACATCTATCTCATCATAGAGATGATAGACAGGTTTTTTTACAGCTTCCATAACAGTAGAGATCATTGCTTTGTCTCTTGAAGTTAACGGTTTTGGCAGTGGAACATTCTCTTTTTCTATAAAATCAAGAATATCTCTTTCGCCATACTTTTTCCCTTTTTCAAAAAGCTCAACAGATAGATGATACTTATCTAACAATTTAAGTGCTTTAGGGGTAAAATAGCGACGAATATAGAAATCTTCTATCTCTTGTTTATGCGCTGGAGTTGGCAACCTGCCGCTTTTTTGAAGCTTTTTTATCTCAATACCATACTTTTTAGCTTCCAACTTTGCCTTTGGAGAGGCAGTTCCTTCATTTTTAGTGACTATTGGCTCTCTTTTTACAAATACCGGTTTTGTTTTTATATCTTTTGGTTTATCTATGACTTCTGGTTCTACTACTTTTTTAAACTCTTTATCTGTATCAATAACTGCAATGATAGTACCAACTAAAGCAGTCTCACCCTCTTTTAGTTTAAGCTCTCTAACAACACCATCTTTAAAACTCTGTACCTCCATAATAGCTTTATCACTCTCAACATCAGCTATTACATCACCTACCTTTACCTCATCACCAGCTTTAACTTTCCAACTTATTAGCGTACCCTCTTCCATAGAGTCGGAGAGTTGCGGCATTGCTATTTCATAAACCACTCTTCTCTCCCCACTCTACTATCTGTTTTACAATTTTTTCAGGTGTTGGTATAGAGGCTAACTCCAGTTTTCTGTTGTAAGGAATTGGAATATCTTCACCTGCAATTCTTAGAGGTGCAGCATCTAAAAGATAAAACATCTCTTCAACCGCCCAGCTTGTAATTTGTGAGCCAAATCCGCCTTTTTTGTGATCCTCTTCTACAACAACCAAACGACTAGTCTTTTTAAGTGATGCTGCCAATGTCTGATAATCTATAGGATTTAAAGAGCATAAATCTATAACTTCACAACTCTTTCCAAGATTTTTTTCAATCTCTGGTACTGCTTCTAAAACATCATCTACCATTTTAAGGTAGCTAACAACTGTTATGTCACTTCCCTCTTTGACAACAAGTGCCTTAAATGGATCAATATCACTCTCAAAATCTACTTCACCTTTTTTATTGTAAAGCAATTCGTGTTCTATAAAAATTACCGGATCATCTAACAAAATCGCCTTTTTAAGTGCGTGGTAGGCATAGTTGACATCACTTGCAGCAAAAACTATCAATCCTGGAACAGATGAAAGCATCTGTTCATAACTCTCACTATGCTGTGCCGCTAACTGCTTGCTGACTCCTTGAGGCAAACGGACAACCATAGGCAAAGTAATCTTACCTGCACTCATATAGTGCAGTTTAGCCATATGGTTTATAATCTGATCAAATGCTAAAAGAGCAAAGTTTGCCGTCATAAGCTCTGCAACAGGACGAAGCCCACCTATTGCCATACCAACACCATTTCCAATAATGCTAAGTTCTGCAATAGGTGTATCTATGACTCTTTTTTCTCCATATTTAGCAAAAAGCCCCTCCGTTACACGGTAACTGCCGCCATATATGCCTATGTCTTCTCCAAGCAAGACAACATTGGAATCAATCTCCATTGTCTCATCGATTGCTCTATTTAATGCTTCACGATATAACATTGGCACAACTTTGGCAAAAAACATTTTTATATAGCTCTTCAATCTCTGGTTCAGGACTAGATAAAGCAAACTCTACAGCTTCCTCTACCGCTTCTTGAGCTCTTTTTTCTAATGTTTCAATATAACTATCATCTACCAAGTAGTTATCTTTTAACACCCTTTTCATTCGCTCAATAGGATCTTTTGATTTACAAACCTGCATCTCCAATTGAGTGCGGTAACTGCCCGGATCACTCATTGAGTGCCCTTCAAAACGGCACGTAAATGCCTCTACAAAGATAGGACCATGACCATTGTATATGCTCTTTTGAGCCTCTTTTAGAGTCTCATATACGGCAACAGCATCCATACCATCAACTTCAACTGTCCGCATGTAAGGCTCAGCCTTTTTTGACTGTTTTAAAAATGGAGCTACACTGGTAATTTTTGTACCAATAGCATAACCGTTGTTTTCGCAAAGAAATAGAAGAGGAAGATTTTGAGCACTTGCAATGTTTAAAGATTCAAAAAAAGCCCCGCAGTTTGTTGCACCATCTCCAAAAATAACCATAACAGCCTCTTGACTGCCTTGATACTTTCTAGCATAAGCACAACCTACTGCATTTGGAATATGCTCACCAACAATGGCATCACCACCATAGAAGAAGTGTGAAGGATCATAAAGGTGCATAGAACCACCTTTACCACGACTTACACCGGTAACTTTTCCAAAAAGCTCTGCCATAACAGATTTTGCACTAAGCCCACGTGCAATAGCCATAACATGAACACGATAACCAGAGAAGATGTCTCCTCTATCAAACGCCTTCATAGCAGAGACACTAAGAGCTTCCTGACCAATATCTAAATGTAAAAATCCTGAAATATTACCTTGCATATAGTGCTCTTTAGCCGCAAACTCAAATTTACGACCAAGAACCATAAGATAGTAGATCTCTTCAGCAAGCAGCTTATTCACAAATAAGCTTATATTGTAGATTATGTGTCATTGAGTATTCCTTCTTATAATGACACATTATAGCCATATTGAGTTAATATGCTATAACTTTTTTCAAATTAGTTTAAAAAAACAAACTCCCAAGGCAGGAAGACGAACATTTATTGAGTGTTTTCTGCCATTACACTCTATCTCTTCTGTTTCAACAGGCTCTGGATTTGTAATATTCCACCCCTCATAAACCTTGTATTGAGAGTTAAAAATCTCTTTCCAACGCCCAAAAATGGGTACACCTACACGATAATTCTCATAAACTCTATTGGCAAAGTTACAAACAACTAAAATTGTCTCATCTTCAATATTACTCTTACGTATAAAACTTAAAACATTTCTCTGTGTATCATTGGCTTCTATCCACTCAAAACCGGCATGCTTCTCATCATACAGATATAATGCCCGTTCGGTTTTGTAAAGTCCATTTAGATCACTAACAAGCCTTTGCAATCCTTGATGCATCGGTTTTTCAAGCAGATGCCAATCTAAACTATCTTCATAGTTCCACTCACGCCACTGCCCAAACTCACCACCCATAAAAAGAAGTTTCTTACCCGGATGAGCTGTCATATAAGAAAAAAGAGCTCTTAGATTTGCAAACTTCTGATTCTCATCACCTGACATTTTGTTAATAAGCGATCCTTTCATATGAACCACTTCATCATGACTTAGGGGCAATAGAAAATTTTCATCAAATGCATACCACATACTAAAGGTTATATGTTGGTGGTTATGTTGTCTATGGATCGGATCAAGCATAAAGTATTTGAGTGTATCGTGCATCCACCCCATATTCCATTTAAAACCAAATCCAAGCCCACCTGTATAGACAGGGCGTGTAACCTTTTTATAGGCAGTTGACTCTTCTGCAATCATTACAATATCTTGGTATACACCATAAACAGTTTCATTGAGCTGTTTTAAAAACTCAACCGCTTCTAAATTTTCATTGCCTCCATACCTGTTTGGAAGCCACTCACCATCTTTTCTAGCATAGTTTAGGTATAACATTGAAGCGACAGCATCAACTCTAATCCCATCAATATGAAACTTTTCAAGCCAATACATTGCACTTGAAATTAAAAAGGCACGCACCTCATTTCGTCCATAATTAAAGATAGCACTGCCCCACTCCGGATGGTAACCGAGTCTAGGATCTTCATGCTCATAAAGGCAGATACCGTCAAAATTTAAAAGACCGTGACCATCAGTCACAAAGTGCGAAGGTACCCAATCCATAATAACGCCAATATTGTAAGAGTGCATAATATCTACAAACTGCATAAACTCCTGCGGTGTGCCGTAACGTGCTGTTGGTGCAAAATAACCTGTTACCTGATACCCCCAAGAACCCTCAAACGGATACTCAGTAATTGGCATAATCTCAACGTGAGTATAATTCATCTTTACCAGATAATCCGCCAGTTCTGTTGCCAACTCAACGTAACTAAGAAAACGGTTCCCCTCTTCTACTTTTCTACGCCAAGAACCTAAATGGACTTCATAAATTGTTATTGGTTTGTCGTGGGCATTGTGTGTTTTACGAAGATCCATCCAAATATCATCACTCCACCTATAATCATCAATCGAGCAGATGCGTGATGCAGAATGAGGAGGTTTTTCAGCATATTTAGCATAAGGATCAGCTTTTTTAAATGTACGACCGTTAATGCTTGAAACAATATGGTATTTATAGGTTTGACCAATGAATGCTCCCTCTACAAACCCTTCCCAAATGCCAGAGCTATCATCTCTTAGTTTAAGCGGATGTTCTGATGGATCGTAGTGGTTAAAGTCGGCAACAACGCTCACAGACACAGCATTTGGTGCCCATACAGCAAAATAGACACCTTTTTTACCTTGTCGTTCCATAATATGAGAACCCATCTTCTCATATAGTTTTACGTGGGTTCCCTCTTTAAACAGGTAGATATCCATATCGCTAAAACGGGTAATATCGTAGTAAATTTGATTCATAACACTTCTTACTTATAGTTTTGTACACGCTTGGCATAAAGCGCATAGTAGTAAAGGTCTTCATACGCCTTAGCCGACTTTTCCCAATCAAATCGTGCCTCCATAGCACGCTTTTGCATTAACTGGTAAGTTTCTGGTTCATAGCAGTAAGTCTCAACTGCCCATTTAACTGTTTGGTAAAGAGCTTCAGTAGTTGCATGATAAAATTTAAATCCATTACCCCCTTTAGTAGCAGGATCGTAGTTATGAATAGTATCATCAAGACCGCCTGTTGCACGGACAATTGGCAAAGTACCATACCTTAAAGAATATATCTGATTTAATCCACACGGCTCAAATAGTGACGGCATCAAGAAAAGGTCACTCCCAGCTTCAATCTTGTGTGCCAACTCATTGGAATACCCTATATGGCAGGCAAACTTTTTGGGGTATCGGTTAGCAATATCGCTAAAAAATCCCTCAGCCCACTTCTCACCGGTTCCAAGCATTACTATCTGTATATCTAAATGCATAAAACCCTCAATCACTCCGGCAATCAGACCGATTCCTTTTTGTTCAGCCAAACGCCCAACAAAGCCAATTAGCGGCACATTATCTCGAACTGGCAGGTTAAAACGCTTTTGCAAATCCTTTTTGCAGACTTCTTTTCCTGACATATTATCAATGTCATACTGTTTGGCTATATAGGGATCAACACTCGGATTCCATTCATCATAATCTACACCATTTAAAACTCCGTATAGCTTATGGCTGTGAGCACATATATGCTCATTAAGTCCAAAACCAAACTCTGGTGTTTGAATCTCTTGTGCATACTTTCTACTCACTGTCGTTACTACATCAGCGTGAAAAATCCCCCCTTTAAGCAAGTTTACACCATCCATAGCTTCAAGCTCATAAGGGTTAAAATGCTCCCATCCTACCTCCATCACATCGACAATATCTTTGAAAAACTGCCCTTGATACTGAAGATTGTGAATTGTAAGCAAAGATGCAGTATCTTTAAATGTTTCATCAAAAGCGTAACAGCTCTTTAATAGAAGTGGTTGAACTGCAGTATGCCAATCATTTGAGTGGACAATATCTGGTTTAAACTCCAACCTTTTACACAGCTCTAAAGCCGATCTGCTAAGAAAGATAAACCTAAGATCATTGTCTGTGTAGCTAAAACTGCTCTCATCAGCATAGAGACCAGATCTACCAAAGAACTCTTCATAATCTATGAGATATATCGGTACATCAGATCCAGGAAGATAGTCTCTATAAACACCTGCAAAAAGTTCACCCATTGGCCCCATCGATACAATAAGAGGTTCATTTAGAGGCTCAAGATTTGATCTATCTATGCAGTAGTAACGAGGCATAACAACAACTACATTATGACCAAGCTTTGCCAATGCTTTTGGAAGTGTTCCTGACACATCAGCCAATCCACCGGTTTTTGCAAATGGAACTGCCTCTGAAGTAGAAAAGAGTATATTTAAAGAGTGATTCATACTGGTTTCCTTAAAATATAAACCAGTAAGTAGTTTAGTAAAAAATATCTACCACAACAGCTTAATAGTTTAAACCATTGTAGCAGATATTATCAAATATAAATTTTAATTAAAAAGGCCAAACAGATTCTACAAGTTTTGTACCCCAACTCTTTTCTGTTGCTTCCTTAATATCACCCTGAGTTTCGTACATAATTTTTGCATCAGCTATATTTTGAGAGTTAATTTGATTTGTTTGAGATATATCTTCTGGGCGAATAACTCCACTAACGTGAAGTATCTGCTTCTGACCATCAATCAATATTTCTCTCCTTCCATCAATAAAGTAGTTTCCATTTTCAAGAATTTTAATTATGCGAGCTGAAAGAGTTGTTGTAAATGTTTCTGTACGCTGACTAGAACCTTTTGCATTAAATACATTGTTAGAATCTATTTTAAAACCCACATTTGTTAGAGCATTGACTTTTGCAGCTAATTTGCCCATTTCACTACCTGTTGGAGCTGTCATTAAACCACCACCAAGTCCATCAACTGTACTTTTACTAACAGACTTTTGACCACTTGATGATGCCAAGATATTCTCATTTATAACAACTGTAACTATGTCATTTACATTCATTGCCTTTTTATCAGAAAAGACTGGATTGTCTCCCCTGCCAAAGAGACTACCTGGATTTTCAATATTGTTTTTAGGCTCTTTTGGTGGAAGTTGTTCCACATATTTTGGAGGCTTAAAATTTATTTTTGCATCAGCCTGATGACTGCTGCATCCTGCAAAAACAATTAAAACAGATGATATAGCCAATAACTTTAATCCTCGCATACTCTTTCCTGATTTTGGTATAATTCAATGCAATTTTATCAAAACAGTAGCAAAAACTGTTCCAACATAAGGATTTCCCAATGAGTCAACTCAAAGCAAAACTTCAAGCTGATCTTAAAACAGCAATGAAAGAGAAAGATGCATTCAAACGAGACGTTATTCGCTTTGTTATGAGTGCTATCAAACAGATAGAGGTAGATGAGAGAAAAGAGTTGAGCGATGCTGATATTGAGGCTATTTTAGTTAAACAGATCAAACAGCGAAATGATGCTATTGATCAATTTAAAGAGGGTGGTAGAGAAGACCTTGTAGAGAAAAATGAAAAAGAGCTGGAGATACTTCGAAGCTACCTTCCTGAACCAATGAGTGAAGATGAGGTAAGAGAGATTCTAAAAGAGATCATTGCCGAAACTGGTGCCGAGAGTATGAAAGACATGGGTAAAGTT from Hydrogenimonas thermophila includes:
- a CDS encoding dihydrolipoyl dehydrogenase family protein, with protein sequence MYDICFIGGGLNYAGAVVAAKAGMSVALIDRNLNLLGGTCLHKGCIPSKMFLHYGYLGYATKATSIFSREALLDMSQLQIEKRRLIESSNKAIVRQCKDITLIEGDAKVTAPHEISVGNEKIEAAYVVIGTGSKPFIPDGITYDGKQIITSDEVMMMSSLPQSIAIYGNGAIGLEMASFFAACGVKTTLIYLFEELFEKAHPSISASMKKQLESLGIILMPNSKIIKAKSSDESALITLEDGSSLVAEKLLVATGRHANTDVVACSQIKLNEHGIETDEMFETTEPDHFAIGDCNGKIQLAHAARAEVLNVVNRLLNRKPSILNLDYVVKFIHTLPMSYASVGLTRSTLEKLDEPFKESVVPLNAFTYSHIHHAKDGIMVVYTDAENFIVGAEILAPNAEELISTAAMALTGELSAALAKETILAHPTFSEALERAFFRL
- a CDS encoding CatA-like O-acetyltransferase; the encoded protein is MVYEIAMPQLSDSMEEGTLISWKVKAGDEVKVGDVIADVESDKAIMEVQSFKDGVVRELKLKEGETALVGTIIAVIDTDKEFKKVVEPEVIDKPKDIKTKPVFVKREPIVTKNEGTASPKAKLEAKKYGIEIKKLQKSGRLPTPAHKQEIEDFYIRRYFTPKALKLLDKYHLSVELFEKGKKYGERDILDFIEKENVPLPKPLTSRDKAMISTVMEAVKKPVYHLYDEIDVTKLKQFANKEATITVWFIKLIGEAMMHHDFVRTTLGTDELQVWSNASISVAMADKDMLYMPVFKDVNKKSVKEISQDLKDFKDKIQTKRFLPDDFKGSTFGISNLGMMGIKQFDAMINRSDSGIAAIGSEDGGKVAITLTMDHRIINGYQAAEFMNTLKRLVLDANFYRDAKD
- a CDS encoding alpha-ketoacid dehydrogenase subunit beta, with the translated sequence MFFAKVVPMLYREALNRAIDETMEIDSNVVLLGEDIGIYGGSYRVTEGLFAKYGEKRVIDTPIAELSIIGNGVGMAIGGLRPVAELMTANFALLAFDQIINHMAKLHYMSAGKITLPMVVRLPQGVSKQLAAQHSESYEQMLSSVPGLIVFAASDVNYAYHALKKAILLDDPVIFIEHELLYNKKGEVDFESDIDPFKALVVKEGSDITVVSYLKMVDDVLEAVPEIEKNLGKSCEVIDLCSLNPIDYQTLAASLKKTSRLVVVEEDHKKGGFGSQITSWAVEEMFYLLDAAPLRIAGEDIPIPYNRKLELASIPTPEKIVKQIVEWGEKSGL
- a CDS encoding thiamine pyrophosphate-dependent dehydrogenase E1 component subunit alpha, which gives rise to MNKLLAEEIYYLMVLGRKFEFAAKEHYMQGNISGFLHLDIGQEALSVSAMKAFDRGDIFSGYRVHVMAIARGLSAKSVMAELFGKVTGVSRGKGGSMHLYDPSHFFYGGDAIVGEHIPNAVGCAYARKYQGSQEAVMVIFGDGATNCGAFFESLNIASAQNLPLLFLCENNGYAIGTKITSVAPFLKQSKKAEPYMRTVEVDGMDAVAVYETLKEAQKSIYNGHGPIFVEAFTCRFEGHSMSDPGSYRTQLEMQVCKSKDPIERMKRVLKDNYLVDDSYIETLEKRAQEAVEEAVEFALSSPEPEIEELYKNVFCQSCANVIS
- the glgB gene encoding 1,4-alpha-glucan branching protein GlgB — its product is MNQIYYDITRFSDMDIYLFKEGTHVKLYEKMGSHIMERQGKKGVYFAVWAPNAVSVSVVADFNHYDPSEHPLKLRDDSSGIWEGFVEGAFIGQTYKYHIVSSINGRTFKKADPYAKYAEKPPHSASRICSIDDYRWSDDIWMDLRKTHNAHDKPITIYEVHLGSWRRKVEEGNRFLSYVELATELADYLVKMNYTHVEIMPITEYPFEGSWGYQVTGYFAPTARYGTPQEFMQFVDIMHSYNIGVIMDWVPSHFVTDGHGLLNFDGICLYEHEDPRLGYHPEWGSAIFNYGRNEVRAFLISSAMYWLEKFHIDGIRVDAVASMLYLNYARKDGEWLPNRYGGNENLEAVEFLKQLNETVYGVYQDIVMIAEESTAYKKVTRPVYTGGLGFGFKWNMGWMHDTLKYFMLDPIHRQHNHQHITFSMWYAFDENFLLPLSHDEVVHMKGSLINKMSGDENQKFANLRALFSYMTAHPGKKLLFMGGEFGQWREWNYEDSLDWHLLEKPMHQGLQRLVSDLNGLYKTERALYLYDEKHAGFEWIEANDTQRNVLSFIRKSNIEDETILVVCNFANRVYENYRVGVPIFGRWKEIFNSQYKVYEGWNITNPEPVETEEIECNGRKHSINVRLPALGVCFFKLI
- the glgA gene encoding glycogen synthase GlgA, with the translated sequence MNHSLNILFSTSEAVPFAKTGGLADVSGTLPKALAKLGHNVVVVMPRYYCIDRSNLEPLNEPLIVSMGPMGELFAGVYRDYLPGSDVPIYLIDYEEFFGRSGLYADESSFSYTDNDLRFIFLSRSALELCKRLEFKPDIVHSNDWHTAVQPLLLKSCYAFDETFKDTASLLTIHNLQYQGQFFKDIVDVMEVGWEHFNPYELEAMDGVNLLKGGIFHADVVTTVSRKYAQEIQTPEFGFGLNEHICAHSHKLYGVLNGVDYDEWNPSVDPYIAKQYDIDNMSGKEVCKKDLQKRFNLPVRDNVPLIGFVGRLAEQKGIGLIAGVIEGFMHLDIQIVMLGTGEKWAEGFFSDIANRYPKKFACHIGYSNELAHKIEAGSDLFLMPSLFEPCGLNQIYSLRYGTLPIVRATGGLDDTIHNYDPATKGGNGFKFYHATTEALYQTVKWAVETYCYEPETYQLMQKRAMEARFDWEKSAKAYEDLYYYALYAKRVQNYK
- the flgH gene encoding flagellar basal body L-ring protein FlgH, which translates into the protein MRGLKLLAISSVLIVFAGCSSHQADAKINFKPPKYVEQLPPKEPKNNIENPGSLFGRGDNPVFSDKKAMNVNDIVTVVINENILASSSGQKSVSKSTVDGLGGGLMTAPTGSEMGKLAAKVNALTNVGFKIDSNNVFNAKGSSQRTETFTTTLSARIIKILENGNYFIDGRREILIDGQKQILHVSGVIRPEDISQTNQINSQNIADAKIMYETQGDIKEATEKSWGTKLVESVWPF
- a CDS encoding GatB/YqeY domain-containing protein produces the protein MSQLKAKLQADLKTAMKEKDAFKRDVIRFVMSAIKQIEVDERKELSDADIEAILVKQIKQRNDAIDQFKEGGREDLVEKNEKELEILRSYLPEPMSEDEVREILKEIIAETGAESMKDMGKVMGAAKSKIGSRAEGKVINQIAKELLS